CGAAAGAAACATCAAAGAAAATTCGCAAGCTCCGCGCGACTTCTCGGACCGAGCCACCTTAGTTCGTTTCTCCCGTTTCTCAAAGAATGAACAAAACATTCGTGGGCCTAACGGTGCATTCAACTTCTTTTTAGCTTAGGAAATAATAAATGCGTCAAGAACTGGGAACGAAAACGGCTCCCTTAAGGTCTTTTCTGATTAAGATAAGATTATTAAAAAAGATTTTTGTTTTTTTGATCGAAAAAAATCGTTTTCTTTGTCTTAAAATTTTATAAATTAGTGATATAACATTTGGAGGATTCTATGAATTCAAAGTTTTTATTCCAAAAGCACTTTCGTCTTTCCTCCGTCGTATTTTCGATAGGAATCTTTTTTTCGTTCTCTTGCACCGGAATCAATATCGTCAATTCTCCCATTGGCCCCGAAGAAATGAACACAAACCCGACTCCCGCCTACGGAAGACCTTCTTTTGAACTTTTTTATAAAGGTGGTTTATTCTATCACAATGAATCCATTCCAGTAACTCTTACCGGGAATGCAAAAAGTATCGATCGAGGAGAAGCATGCTCCCGGTCCGTTTTGTCCTTATTTGCCTGGGGAGATTCCTCCCTTCTAACCGCCGCACAAAAAGGAAATATTAAAAAAATTGCACATATAGAATACGAGCACACCGCCGTCCTTGCGATCGTCTATCACAGTTTTTGCACGATCGTAACGGGAGAATCAAAGCCGTCCCGAACTGTCTCAGAAGAAGAATACGAAAAATCGAAACCGGACTTTGAAATTACCAAGAAGAAAAAAACAAAAGGAGAATCCGAATGAAAAAAAGAACGTCTATCTTCTCCATTCTTCTCATCCTAACTTTTTTTGTAGGGTGCGCTTCCGGTCCAGTCGGCGGTTTCTTGTTTACATACAATAAATTTCCAGGACAGATCAATCCTGCTAACGACGTAAAGCCGGAAGCCGTCGCCGAGGGTTGTATTCATAATATCTTAGGCTTAATCTCCTTTGGAAACGCGGGCGTCGGCTCGGTCGCCAAATCAAACGGAATTCAAAGAATCGCGATGATTGATTATAGCGCGCTTCATATTTTTGCGATCGTTTATAGAAATCACTGCGTCATCGTAGCGGGAGAAAAAGAATGAACCTAAATAACAAAAAAAGTCGCATCCTTTATTCTTGCTTCGCGTTCTTCCTTCTGCAATACTCAAATTGTACTGCGACATCAGAGCCCGCACTTCTCTTTTCCTATAACGCACAACATCTTCTTTCAAAAAGTAACGGGACCTTGATTTCTTCCGCGAGAGTTTTGAAAAAAGGGGAAAGTTGCGCCTATGCAATCTCATTTTTCCATTACAATACGGCGTATCGAGGACCTAAAAACAGCGTAGCGGAAATCGCAAAAGATTTTGGGATTGAAAAAATCGCGGTCGTAGATTATTCGTCCTTTAGTTTTTTAGGCCCCATCTTTTATAAAAATTGCGTCGTCGTTTGGGGGGAATAAAATCACTGCCGGAAACCTTCGCGCCCAATTAGGCGATCGAAATAAATCAAAGGGTGCGCTATCAACGAACAAGAAGTGTATGCTGAAAAAAATTATGACTATTCAAAGGTTTCGATTTTCCTTTTTCCGAAATGCCCATATCGAGAGAACTAGGGAAACATTACACTTTATGAATGTATTCCAATGTAGATCATTGGTTTCAATCCCATTTTATCATTTCTCGAAATACATCTTCGATTATCCAAGATATGCATGGAATAAAGATAATCTCTCGCTATCATTTTAAAAAATACTTTACCGCATTCCACACTTCTAGATCATTCTGAATCGGGAACCTTCCATGAAACAATCGGTATTCTTTATATATATTTTCTTTACGAGTTATTTTTTTCTCAGTTGCTCTTCGGATCATATCTTGCTTCAACCGGTTTTAACGGGAAACGAGAAAACGTTAGGCGATGTAAAAGGAAAGGCTTGCGGATTTGTAGGATTTCCCTACCCAGCATTCACCCTTTTACCAATTCATTATTTCATTCCGATCCGACAAACTTCTAAGATAGAAAGGGCGTATCAAAATGCGTTAGAACAGATTCCCGGAACTAAGGCAATTAAGAACATCAAAATAGAAGAATTCTGGTTTTGGGGGATTTTAGGAAACTTCCAATGCCTAACCATCTCGGGAGAGGCCATTCAATGATTTCAAAAATTGGACCTTTCATTCTTTTCCTTTTGATCTCGTGTATTTCAAAACCGGTTTTCATCGAGCAGAAGCGGATAACGGAAACCGATGTCGTGAGTTCGCCGGCATTCGCAAGAGAATGTGGAATCGTGCTATTGTATTTGATTCCAATCGATGTCACCGATCGTTATGCAAGAGCTTATGAAAAATTAGCGGAGCAGGCTAAGGACGGGGTTCTAACCGAAATTAGAATCCAAGAATCCTGGTATTATCAGTTTTTAGGAACAAAATACTGTACGACATTTACAGCCAAGGTGATTCGAGGAATCTCAAAATGAAATTGATGCGCACATCTTCCAATCTACTCTATATTAACTTTTTATTTGATGATAAGAAAATCCTTTTTTTTCTTTATTCTTTTTTGCTTTCCTTTTTCTTGAACTGCATTGCAATTCGAGTTTATATTTCCGAAAAAGGGACGGATGCTTTTGATATCGGAAATGTTGACACAATTCCTCATTTTGAAATACCGAACCTGAATCCTCACTTCGAAGTCATAGAATCTCCGGAAACGTCCCGATTCCTTTTTGCAACCAGAGACCCGTCTCTATTCTTCTTAGCCCCCCGCAAATTGGAAAACGAATATGGTTCCGTAAAAACCCTGATTCAAAGAGAATTGGATCGAAATCGAGACGATTACAAAACCGATCGGCGTTTTAAAATTCATATAAAGAACTTCGAACTCAAGACGATTGATCGTTGTTTTTACGGAAGCACCACTTCCGTAAAACTGGAAATCGACGTAAATAGAGTCGAAAAAGACGAAAAAAATTTAGATTTCCGTTTTGAAGATTCTATCGATTCCAATGTCACCGATTGTAACTTTGCACTTGCGACAGGAACAATTGTCGGCTGGTTGATTTATATGCCTTATCTTGGTTTCAGGGGAAACAGGGAAGATCAGCTCAATCAACTCGGCAGAATCGCTCTATTAGATTTTTCTGAAAAACTAAAGTCTTACGTCGAAAAATCGTCCTTTGAAAAGTCAGAAAAAAAAGTTAGGATTTCTCATCCATGAATCGAAACCTAAGAACAAGAGGAACACTTCTTCTTCTTCTGATTTGTATTTTGTCTACGATCTGTTGTTCCTATTCCGTGGAAAAAAAATACGTTTATGCAAAACCGTATTATCCGAACGAAAATTACTTCGACGAAAGGAATCCTCAATTCGAGGAAGGAGAGCCCTATTGGCTCTTGGATTTTCTGGGAAACGTATTCGGTTCTTTAACAAAACTCATTCTCTGGAATCGGAAAATGAACAGTCATAGCATTTCCGAAGAAACCAAAAAATATCTGATGGATTACATTCGGGAGAACAATCTAAAAGACGTCAAAGTTCGTTTTAATCAATATTCTCCTTGGAGCGATTTGAAACAACTCTGGAAATCGGATACGGTGCATCCCGTCTTAAAATATACCTTAGGATTTGCTAACTGGTTTCTTTCTACCCTCTTTCCCGAAAGACTCTTCGCAGGATTTATTTTCGGAGGCGGAGACCATTACAATCCTTATACGAACACGATCAATATTTACAGTGATCTTCCCTCGGTCGTTTTACACGAAGGTGGCCACTCCAAAGACTTTGCGATGAGAAAATACAAATCTTTGTATAGCCTCGGATACTCGATTCCCTTTTTAGGAGCCCTCTATCCGGAAGCGAGAGCATCGGACGACGCGCTTCGTTATCTGAGACACAAATGTGATAAGAAGAATGAACTTCTCGCCTACAGAACGTTATACCCCGCTTATTCCACCTATGCAACTGGCTCACTTTTAGGATCCGCCGGTCAGTATCTAGGTTTGTTTTCCTCGATTCCAGGACATATCACTGGATATAGAAAAGAAAAACGGGTAGAAAAAGAAGAGATTCCGGAATGTAAATTACTCGATGAGATGAAATGAGTTTTTTACCTCGTGATTTGGATCAAAATTATACCCTATTAAAAAATGATTTTACGGGAAACAGAAATATCCAATCATCTATTTTTAGGAGATTTCATTTTTCACTATGTTCAAAAATAAATATACGTTTTCATTATTCTTTGTTTGCACAGTCATTTTCCTTGCGTCCTGCAGTTCAAAAAAATACTATTCGATTCGTTCTAACCAGATTCAAAGTTCGGTAAAGGAAGAAAATTTTTTATTAGTCCGTCCGTTATTAGCCTCGGAATTAGCCGGTTACAAGAAAACGGAAATCGCATTTGAGAATAATGCTTTCGTCGGATTTATTCATTTCTCTGGAGGACTCATTCGAGTACAGAAGGCTTTCGGCGTGCAAGTCGAATCCAAAAATAAAGAATTTAAAGGACAGACAGAATTAAAACCGATGGTTCTGAATTGGTTGGAAAAAAGCCTCTCGGAAGTTTTAAGGACGAAAAATAAACCAATAAAAATTGTAACAATAAAACAACCATTTTCGAAAGTGAATACGGTTAAAAACTACGAACTTAGCCCCGACAATGGACAGGACAATATCAACGTTCCTAACATTCATTTTGTCTTTGAAGAAGCGTCGAAAGAATTCAACCAAGTCTTAGAAGTTGAGAATGTGAGATTCGCTGTGGTTCCCATCGTACAGCAATACTATGCGCATTCCGGCGGTTGGTTCAATGGACAAGATTGGGGTTGTTTAGCAGGAATCCGGACAGGAATCCAAATGCTAGTTTATGATAGCAAAGAAAAAAGAATCGTTTTTGATTCCTTTGTCTCCAGGAAGTGGGTTGTACACGGAAGGAGCGGCGTAAATGAAAATGAGTATCATAATGAATTCTTAAAAATTCAAAAACTCATCGATCAAGATTTTCAAAAATTATTAGATTAAATATGGATTTTCAAAATTAAAAAGACACGTCTTAGTTAAAATAAATCGAGGACCTTTACAAAAAAAGCCGACCCTATTTAAAAGGTCGGCTTTTTTTTTAGTAAATGCCCTAAAGAATAGAGGCAAATCGGGTCAATTCGATTTACTTTTTCTTAGGAAAAACAGTTGTTTTACCTGCGCCCGCTAGTTTAGGACCAGTAAACTTAATTCCAGTTCCCGTAACCGTTGCGCATGCATTTGAGTTAACGAAATAACTAAAGAAAATCGGAACATACTTTTGATCGTAGTTAACTTTAACGTCGATCAAAGCATCCGCCCCAAGATTTTCCAAAGCCTTGTAAAGAGCAATATTGTATGCATCCCTTTGATCAAATCCGCTACCTTTCCTAATTGGATTCTCATTTCGCTCAGACTCAACACCAACGCTATTGGCTAGTTCTTTCTCAACATCCGCTAAAGGACTTTTAGAAGGATACTCAACTATACCAACCGCTGCAAGAATAACTTGATAGAAATCAACCACCAAAGTAATACCCAAAACTGCCGGATTAATTTTAGACTTTTGGGCCACTTGCCTAGAACCGCCTAATTCATAACCTTCAGTTTTTGCAAGATTACTAAGAACTGGATGCATTTCATCAAAAGAAACGTATCTTTTCAAATTAGCTCTTGTTGTCTTATGAAACGGATCATCAAATGAGCATCCTTTTCCAGATGTTTCACCAATGATTTCATAACCAGATTTCGCTAATTTTAATTCAGGAATTCGAACTAGGTTGCCTGCTTGATTCGACTTGTAAACACACCCGACTAGCAAGGTGCCTAATAGGATCGCTATTAGAATTCTCATGCGAACCCCCTAGGATTATTTTGAAGCTACTGGTCCGTTTTTCAGAGTAATCGCGCGAGCTTTAACGGTTACACAGGAATGAGTTCCAATAACGTAGTTTGTAGATTCAGACTCGTACTTTGGATTTACAATGTAAGTTGCAGTTTCTAATTTTGAAAGAGCGTCATATTGAGCTTCTGCGGTAAGAGATCCGACATATCCAAATCCAATACTTCCAAAGTTCCCACCAAAAAGAGCAGATCCAATAACGTGAAATAAGAAGAAGCCACAGGCTTTTCCAGAAGTTTCCGCGCCTACTGTGTAATCCGCTTCCGCAAGTCTCAATACGGAAGTTCCAACTTCAGGAGCTTCTTTGTATTTGTATGTACAGTTTGCCACAGTTACTGCCACAACTGTCATAAGAATCAACATTGATTTTTTCATTCAATAGCCTCATTCAATAATTTTCCATAAGAAAAAAATAGATAAGGAATATGTCAATACAATTTGAGACAAATTCTGTAAATTGCCTTAAGGAGTTCTAAAAATTCTTCCCCGCCGTATTTCTGAAATTACTGCATTCAAATACGTAAAAATATATGAAGATAGCTTAACGTTCTTCAGGCAAGTATTTGTAACTTACATCAGTATAATAGCAAGATAGCCTATTAAAGTTATTTGAAATTCAGTCGACAAAAAGGGACTCTTTCGCAATGCAATCCAACCTTTTTATAATTTCGCGTCCAAGGCGAAACTGAAATTTCTCTGGATTTTTCACATAAATAAACTGACGAATAAATTCGAAACTTAGAATATCTGTCTTCATTTTGAGTGAAACTCTAAATGAAGACAGGATGGATCTTCATATACAACTTAGATTCGGATTTTAAGTCACGTAAGATTTCTCGATTCTTTATTCATAATGAAATCCTTCCTATTCCCTGTTAAGATATCATATCAAAAAATTATAAAACAACTCCCAATTCAAAAGTCATAAGAAATTTACAATGAAAGCCCATCACTTTAAATCATTCAAAGTGGTTCGCATTTCATCGAATTTATGAATTTTCTTAAGGCGCTGATTCCTTACGCACGAATTCTTTTTCAATATTAAAGCAATGCTCGATTTTCTTTTTTATTGTAAAATCTCATGCAGTTTTCTTCATCGGAATTTATCTATTTGCGTGAGATTTGAAGACAGAGAAGAAAAATATTTCGTTAGTTCCCGAAAAAGCAGAAAACAGAGCGATCTGAAAGTCTATTTTAAACTAAACAAGTTTTGAATTTTGATAGAACCACTTGACCGAAATGAAAGTAAAGAAAATTCTAAATTTATTTCCCGATCATTTACCGAAATTTTCGTAGAGAAATAGATTTGGCAATCCGCGCCTCCTCCATGAAATGGGAATTGCAATGAATATCGAACTCACACGCGAACAATACGAAGCCCTTCTTAAGTCCTTAGCGATCACTCGCTTTCTCTATCACTCTATTTTAGAGGAAGAAGAACCCGCACCGGATCGTCTGGATTCGTATGACGCCTACGAGGACATGGAACAACAGGTCCTCTCGTATGCGAAGGCACTTGAAGTGACCCATTTGGTCGCTTACGACAGCGAGGAGGAGCTTCACTACCTCACGAGAGAGTTCGAAGAAAAGACTGACATTTCGGATTTAATTACCGAATACCAAGATAGCATCTTCTGGGACGAACTCGTTCAGAGGTTGGCAGTAAGAGATTTTACGCGAACTTATACCGAGGCCGAAATCAAAGGAATGGCTATCGAAGAAAGAATCGAAAAGGAAGCGCCCTTCATTTCGAAATACGAGGAAATCTTCACCGAATCCGGAATCGAACATTTAGAAATCAAATAGCTACGTTCCGGTTGATTCGTATCTTTTTTGTCCTCTCTTCCAAAGAAGCAGGGATCCGAAAAAAAGAAAACAACCGACCGGAAAATTCAAATAGATAAAGAAAGGATGAAATAAGGAATCTCCGCTCTTACTTAAAAAATAGTGAGCCGGATAAAAATTCACAAAACCTAAAGGGAGTAGGAAGGTGAGAAGAATCCGGATCGATACGTTATAGATATTCATCGGATACATCATAAATTCGCGACTCGAAAATATAAAGAGATGAACTAAGGAATAATTCTGAATCGCATAAAATGCGATGGACGCGATTGCGATCCTGATTCCTGCCAAGATCATCGCACTTCCCAACACCACCAAAAACAACATAACAATCTTTGTCGCAGTCCATTCAATATCCGTAAATTGATTGGCGACTATAAACGTGATCATGCCCAAAATCAGATGAAGAAGTCCGGTGATATCAAAATGATTCATCAATACCTGACCTATCGGTGAAAGAGGTCTTAAAAGATATCGAT
This window of the Leptospira stimsonii genome carries:
- the lsa14 gene encoding adhesin Lsa14; amino-acid sequence: MNSKFLFQKHFRLSSVVFSIGIFFSFSCTGINIVNSPIGPEEMNTNPTPAYGRPSFELFYKGGLFYHNESIPVTLTGNAKSIDRGEACSRSVLSLFAWGDSSLLTAAQKGNIKKIAHIEYEHTAVLAIVYHSFCTIVTGESKPSRTVSEEEYEKSKPDFEITKKKKTKGESE
- a CDS encoding TRL domain-containing protein, which translates into the protein MNLNNKKSRILYSCFAFFLLQYSNCTATSEPALLFSYNAQHLLSKSNGTLISSARVLKKGESCAYAISFFHYNTAYRGPKNSVAEIAKDFGIEKIAVVDYSSFSFLGPIFYKNCVVVWGE
- a CDS encoding ABC transporter permease, with product MFRSFYTYLKLALSSVQSHMEYKASFWIYLVTLLIYYSAQAATIFILLSKFVSIGGWNRGEIAFLYSLLIFAQGIVASVFSGMVEFGSLVRDGGYDRYLLRPLSPIGQVLMNHFDITGLLHLILGMITFIVANQFTDIEWTATKIVMLFLVVLGSAMILAGIRIAIASIAFYAIQNYSLVHLFIFSSREFMMYPMNIYNVSIRILLTFLLPLGFVNFYPAHYFLSKSGDSLFHPFFIYLNFPVGCFLFFGSLLLWKRGQKRYESTGT
- a CDS encoding TRL-like family protein, with the protein product MKKRTSIFSILLILTFFVGCASGPVGGFLFTYNKFPGQINPANDVKPEAVAEGCIHNILGLISFGNAGVGSVAKSNGIQRIAMIDYSALHIFAIVYRNHCVIVAGEKE